Proteins from one Paenibacillus amylolyticus genomic window:
- a CDS encoding histidine phosphatase family protein translates to MSTTFHLVRHGLKERRIGDVSLTSEGVLQAEATALHFAKAAFSVTKILTSPLRRAQETASMIARHTHTHITEDPRLRERANWGDCPNQSFEEFIAMWDRCTSDPDYIPPVGDSAKQAGERLASLLIELANEEPENRNIIVVAHGGLITDFLVQTFTERELNVWHSDFIAMQNQLIPECSITTLIYDQGNYTIKAFASTEHLRL, encoded by the coding sequence ATGAGTACCACCTTTCATCTGGTAAGACATGGACTCAAAGAACGACGGATTGGGGATGTGTCCCTCACGTCCGAAGGGGTTTTGCAAGCCGAAGCCACCGCACTTCATTTCGCCAAAGCTGCTTTTTCCGTTACTAAAATCCTGACCAGCCCACTTCGACGTGCCCAAGAAACCGCAAGCATGATTGCCCGCCATACCCATACACACATAACCGAAGATCCTCGCCTGCGCGAACGTGCCAATTGGGGAGATTGCCCCAATCAGTCTTTCGAAGAATTCATTGCGATGTGGGATCGATGCACATCTGACCCCGATTACATTCCACCCGTGGGAGACTCGGCCAAACAGGCTGGTGAACGTCTGGCCTCCCTCTTAATTGAATTGGCTAATGAAGAACCAGAGAACCGTAACATTATTGTGGTTGCACATGGTGGACTCATTACAGATTTTCTGGTGCAGACTTTTACCGAGCGCGAGCTTAATGTCTGGCATTCCGACTTTATAGCCATGCAGAATCAATTGATCCCCGAATGCTCCATCACCACACTAATCTATGATCAAGGAAATTACACTATCAAGGCGTTTGCTTCAACCGAGCATCTAAGACTCTAA
- a CDS encoding glycoside hydrolase family 6 protein, with amino-acid sequence MKTKLKTKLKTKSRGKKILRKGVKQMLAATLLAAGIFPGMSPGLTQAAEAHVDNPFVGATAYLNQDYSALVDTSIALTNDASLKAQMESVKSYPTAVWIDRIAAIYGGTDNAGRKSVEEHLDAVLAQKQPGTPITASFVIYNLPGRDCHALASNGELPLTQAALQTYKTDYIDVIADIFADPKYQDIRIIAVIEPDSLPNLVTNLSTPACGQASSTGIYEAGVKYALEKLHAIPNVYNYLDIGHSGWLGWDNNRSAAVALYTSVVQGTAAGLNSADGFITNTANTTPLGEPNLSNPDLNIGGQPIKSAKFYEWNPYFDETDFTAALYTDFVQAGWPSSTGFLIDTSRNGWGGVNRPASATGSNINDYVNSGRVDRREHRGNWCNASGAGIGEVPKAAPGPAHLDAYVWVKPPGESDGSSSEIPNNEGKGFDQMCDPTFTTRDGVLTGALPNAPVSGHWFHDQFVQLVKNSFPVLPASNGGGNPPGGNTAPAAPTALTATAGNAQVSLTWTASAGATSYSVKRALSASGPFTTIAANVSGTSYSNTGLVNGTTYYYVVTASNAAGESVNSATATATPVAGVTAPAAPTALTATPGNAQVSLTWTASTGATSYNVKRALSAAGPFTTIAANVSGTSYTNTALTNGTTYHYVVSAVNTAGQSANSAVASATPQSVVVPTSDLVLQYRAGDTNALDSQIKPYFNIKNLGTTAVNLSDLKIRYYFSKEGSAAMDSAIDYAQVGGANIQRTFTDSYVELSFTSGAGSIQAGGQTGDIQLRMYKQTGPTLTRRMTTPSIQPKHPIRIGTR; translated from the coding sequence ATGAAGACTAAATTAAAAACCAAATTAAAAACCAAATCGAGAGGGAAGAAGATCCTGCGCAAAGGTGTAAAACAAATGCTGGCCGCAACATTGCTCGCGGCGGGGATATTCCCGGGGATGTCTCCAGGCCTGACTCAGGCGGCTGAAGCACATGTGGATAATCCATTTGTGGGAGCCACGGCATATCTGAACCAGGACTATTCGGCTCTCGTGGATACCTCCATTGCGCTGACCAACGATGCATCGTTGAAGGCCCAGATGGAGTCGGTCAAATCGTATCCAACCGCAGTATGGATTGACCGGATTGCTGCAATCTATGGCGGGACGGACAATGCGGGGCGCAAAAGTGTAGAGGAACATCTCGATGCAGTTCTCGCCCAGAAGCAACCCGGGACACCAATAACGGCTTCATTTGTTATCTATAACTTGCCAGGTCGGGATTGTCATGCCCTTGCTTCGAATGGTGAACTTCCACTAACACAGGCAGCACTGCAGACATATAAAACGGATTATATTGATGTGATTGCAGATATCTTCGCAGATCCGAAGTATCAGGATATTCGCATTATTGCTGTCATTGAACCGGACAGCCTGCCTAACCTTGTGACCAACCTGAGTACACCAGCTTGTGGTCAAGCCAGCTCCACAGGGATCTATGAGGCGGGTGTGAAGTATGCGTTGGAGAAGCTGCACGCCATTCCGAATGTGTACAACTATCTGGATATCGGCCACTCCGGCTGGCTTGGATGGGATAACAACCGTTCTGCAGCAGTCGCGTTGTATACAAGTGTTGTACAAGGGACGGCCGCGGGTCTGAACAGTGCAGATGGCTTCATTACCAATACAGCGAATACCACACCGCTGGGAGAGCCGAACCTGTCCAACCCGGATCTCAATATCGGCGGACAACCGATTAAATCAGCCAAGTTTTATGAGTGGAATCCGTATTTTGACGAAACCGATTTCACCGCAGCGCTGTATACCGATTTTGTACAAGCTGGTTGGCCAAGCAGCACAGGTTTCCTGATTGATACCAGCCGGAATGGCTGGGGAGGAGTCAACCGCCCGGCATCGGCTACAGGCAGCAACATCAACGATTATGTGAATTCCGGACGTGTAGATCGCCGGGAGCATCGGGGGAACTGGTGTAATGCCAGTGGAGCTGGCATAGGAGAAGTCCCTAAGGCTGCACCGGGACCCGCACATCTGGATGCTTATGTATGGGTGAAACCTCCGGGTGAATCCGATGGCTCCAGTTCCGAGATTCCGAATAATGAAGGCAAAGGTTTCGACCAGATGTGTGATCCGACCTTCACTACTCGGGATGGTGTATTAACAGGTGCATTGCCTAATGCTCCGGTATCCGGTCACTGGTTCCATGATCAATTCGTACAACTGGTGAAAAACTCATTCCCTGTACTTCCTGCAAGTAACGGTGGAGGCAATCCTCCGGGAGGCAATACAGCTCCGGCAGCACCTACAGCATTGACGGCTACTGCCGGTAACGCGCAGGTCTCCTTGACGTGGACTGCTTCTGCAGGTGCAACGAGTTATAGCGTGAAGCGGGCACTGAGTGCATCAGGGCCATTCACAACGATCGCAGCCAATGTGAGTGGAACATCTTACAGCAACACTGGCCTGGTCAATGGCACAACCTATTATTATGTGGTCACGGCAAGCAATGCGGCAGGTGAAAGTGTGAACTCTGCCACAGCTACAGCTACACCGGTTGCCGGAGTAACGGCGCCAGCTGCACCGACTGCTTTAACAGCAACCCCGGGCAATGCTCAGGTGAGCTTGACATGGACCGCCTCTACAGGCGCGACAAGTTATAATGTGAAACGGGCGCTGAGTGCGGCGGGTCCATTTACAACCATCGCGGCGAACGTGAGCGGTACATCCTATACGAACACAGCCCTGACGAACGGAACAACGTATCATTATGTGGTAAGTGCGGTGAATACAGCAGGGCAAAGTGCCAATTCCGCTGTAGCCTCCGCGACACCTCAAAGTGTCGTTGTACCGACCAGCGATCTGGTTCTGCAATATCGCGCTGGAGACACCAATGCGTTGGATAGCCAGATCAAACCGTATTTTAACATCAAGAACCTGGGCACTACGGCTGTAAATCTGAGTGACCTGAAGATTCGTTATTACTTCTCCAAAGAGGGATCGGCTGCGATGGATTCTGCCATCGATTACGCTCAAGTTGGCGGAGCCAATATCCAGCGTACCTTCACAGACTCGTATGTTGAGCTGAGCTTCACATCTGGCGCTGGCAGCATTCAGGCTGGTGGACAGACTGGCGACATCCAGCTCCGCATGTACAAACAGACTGGTCCAACTTTGACGAGACGAATGACTACTCCTTCGATCCAACCAAAACATCCTATCAGGATTGGAACAAGGTAA
- a CDS encoding DUF5689 domain-containing protein, with the protein MALPLQVGLWNGDASVHAEGPTDPAPFIQAKVVNQNAGKKVLFDNSHGQTAGAADWVIDGGFSDFGNALANDGYYVKELRKTTPFTYDDLKDYNVFVIAEPQIPFKTSEQAALKQYVETGGSIFFVGDHYNADRNKNRWDGSEVINGYRRGAYEDPAKGMSTDERNSEAMQNVTSTDWLSDNFGVRFRYNALGDINANIIVPADQAFGITEGVSAVAMHAGSTLAITDPEKAKGIVYLPKTNAKWNNAVDQGVYNGGGIEEGPYVAVSKLGAGKAAFIGDSSPVEDASPKYLREETGTRKTTYDGFKEVDDAVLLVNTVNWLATQENYTDFTQVNGLELDTATALLPFEEPAASTEPQAEPWAAPAAGYKWYDRSTFKAGSYGGPASSANAAYSFVKQDTLPNAEDFQIRVVVENMAPNTTVSGYSAGIYLTGGTQVAMIQNESGTWPTSYGYSSTFSVTSDSQGRGIKDLNVRIKPGTTGAASLRLRLNGSNLITNAVTVGNVPAEQLPEEEGPIPAAITVAEARTKAVGTTVTIEGVVTTEPGAFGGQAFYLQDDTAGIYVFQHTSGFHAGDKVKVTAATTIYNSEFELTDIIALEKTGTASVPAPIEVTAITDANQGQLVQLKNVTIENIISATPVGSFEFDAVAADGTSTHIRVDTRTGVTETSFPYAAGDKIDITGVSAIFKDVYQLKPRSLNDFVPAEDQGGGEQPSTPAAGAPGKPVLSSDNGYTTGLFGGSYNVSMNLWWGENGSEYKLYENGVLIDTQKLTATTPSSQFAKTAITGKANGTYTYVAELTNDKGTTRSDVLTVQVTNASPGKATLSQNNWDGDGNYNVSMNLWWGTNATEYRLYENDVLIDTQALNAATPASQSAVTELSGRANGTYTYRAELINAAGVTSTETITVQVTKALPLAS; encoded by the coding sequence ATGGCTTTGCCGCTTCAGGTCGGATTATGGAACGGAGATGCATCGGTTCATGCGGAAGGACCGACAGATCCGGCACCGTTCATCCAGGCGAAGGTTGTGAACCAAAATGCAGGCAAGAAAGTATTGTTCGACAACTCCCATGGTCAGACGGCTGGAGCCGCAGACTGGGTCATTGATGGAGGTTTCTCCGACTTCGGGAATGCACTCGCGAACGATGGTTACTATGTCAAAGAACTTCGCAAGACAACTCCATTCACCTATGATGATCTGAAAGATTACAACGTATTCGTTATTGCAGAGCCTCAAATTCCTTTCAAAACATCCGAACAAGCAGCACTGAAACAATATGTTGAAACAGGCGGCAGCATCTTCTTCGTTGGAGATCACTATAATGCCGATCGTAACAAAAACCGCTGGGATGGCTCAGAAGTCATCAACGGTTATCGTCGGGGAGCATACGAAGATCCGGCGAAAGGTATGAGCACAGATGAGCGTAACTCCGAAGCCATGCAAAATGTAACCAGCACAGACTGGTTATCCGATAACTTCGGCGTACGATTCCGCTATAACGCACTTGGCGATATTAACGCCAATATCATTGTACCGGCAGATCAAGCCTTCGGCATCACAGAAGGTGTATCGGCTGTAGCCATGCACGCCGGTTCAACCCTCGCAATCACTGATCCGGAAAAAGCAAAAGGCATCGTGTACCTGCCAAAAACCAACGCCAAATGGAATAACGCGGTGGACCAAGGCGTATATAACGGCGGCGGGATCGAAGAAGGTCCTTACGTAGCCGTATCCAAGCTGGGCGCAGGTAAGGCTGCCTTCATTGGTGACTCCTCGCCAGTGGAAGATGCATCGCCGAAATACTTGCGTGAAGAGACGGGCACACGCAAAACGACTTATGACGGATTCAAAGAAGTCGATGATGCCGTGTTGCTCGTGAACACGGTGAACTGGCTTGCTACACAAGAGAACTACACGGACTTCACTCAAGTAAACGGACTTGAACTGGATACAGCTACAGCGCTGTTGCCATTCGAAGAGCCGGCTGCTTCCACAGAACCACAGGCTGAACCTTGGGCCGCACCTGCTGCCGGATACAAGTGGTATGATCGTTCCACGTTCAAGGCTGGTTCTTACGGCGGCCCTGCATCCAGTGCAAATGCTGCTTACAGCTTCGTGAAACAGGATACGCTTCCGAATGCAGAAGACTTCCAGATTCGTGTCGTTGTGGAGAACATGGCTCCAAACACAACCGTATCCGGTTATAGTGCAGGTATCTATCTGACTGGTGGAACACAAGTTGCCATGATTCAGAATGAAAGTGGTACTTGGCCGACATCGTACGGTTACAGCTCCACATTCAGCGTAACCTCGGACAGCCAAGGTCGCGGGATCAAAGACCTGAACGTTCGCATCAAACCGGGTACAACTGGCGCTGCAAGCCTGCGTCTGCGTCTGAACGGTAGTAACCTGATTACCAATGCAGTAACCGTTGGCAATGTGCCAGCTGAACAGCTTCCGGAAGAAGAAGGACCGATTCCAGCAGCAATTACCGTTGCTGAAGCACGTACCAAAGCTGTTGGTACGACCGTAACGATCGAAGGTGTTGTAACGACAGAGCCAGGTGCATTCGGTGGACAAGCCTTCTATCTTCAGGATGACACTGCCGGAATCTACGTGTTCCAGCACACTAGCGGCTTCCATGCTGGTGACAAGGTGAAAGTAACGGCAGCAACAACCATCTATAACAGCGAGTTTGAGCTTACGGATATCATCGCACTTGAGAAAACGGGTACGGCTTCCGTACCTGCTCCAATCGAAGTTACAGCCATCACAGATGCAAATCAGGGTCAATTGGTTCAGTTGAAAAATGTAACGATCGAGAATATCATCAGCGCTACTCCTGTTGGATCTTTTGAATTTGACGCAGTGGCAGCGGATGGAACAAGCACACACATTCGTGTAGACACCCGTACAGGTGTGACGGAGACTTCCTTCCCTTATGCTGCTGGTGACAAAATCGATATCACAGGCGTTTCCGCTATTTTCAAAGATGTATATCAATTGAAGCCTAGAAGCTTGAATGATTTTGTACCTGCTGAAGATCAAGGTGGAGGCGAACAGCCTTCCACTCCAGCTGCAGGAGCGCCGGGTAAACCGGTGCTTTCTTCTGATAATGGATATACGACCGGCCTGTTCGGAGGTTCGTATAACGTAAGCATGAACCTCTGGTGGGGTGAAAATGGTTCAGAGTACAAGCTGTACGAGAACGGTGTTCTGATCGACACGCAGAAGTTGACTGCGACCACACCTTCTTCACAGTTTGCCAAAACAGCGATTACTGGTAAAGCCAACGGCACCTATACCTACGTAGCCGAGCTGACGAATGACAAAGGTACAACACGCAGTGACGTACTGACCGTACAAGTAACGAATGCCTCCCCTGGCAAAGCTACTTTGTCCCAAAACAACTGGGATGGTGACGGGAACTACAACGTATCCATGAACCTCTGGTGGGGTACGAACGCAACCGAGTACCGTCTCTATGAGAATGATGTATTGATCGATACACAAGCATTGAACGCGGCAACACCAGCTTCTCAAAGTGCAGTTACGGAATTGTCCGGTCGTGCCAACGGAACGTATACGTATCGCGCTGAGCTGATCAACGCCGCAGGTGTAACCAGCACAGAGACGATTACGGTTCAAGTAACCAAAGCATTGCCTTTGGCTAGCTAA